The genomic interval CGGGCGCCCTCCGCGGTCACCGTGCAGGACCATGCGGCGGCGAGCACCGAGCGGGCCCGCTCGGCCGCGCCCGGCGCGGCGGCCCAGCCGTGCGTGTGGTCACCCATCCCAACCTCCTCTTAGGTAAGCCTTGCCTAAGCTATCGAAGATCGGGGCGTGCGCCAACCGCCTCCGGTGATCCTTTCGGGACCTTTCAGGGCGTGAGGACGCCCAGGAGCGCGCGTGCGCACAGGTCGCGCACCTGGTCGCGTCCCACCTGCGCCCCGCGCAGCCACTCCAGACAGACCGCCGTGGTGAACGCCAGCCAGCCGCGCACCGCGAGCCGGGTGCCGGGCCGCTCCCCCAGCGCGGGACCGAACTCGGGGTCGGCGGCGAGGGCGGCGAGGATCTGCCGCTCCTGCGCGGCCAGCGCCCGCCGGTACACCCGCCGCACCGCCCGGTCCCCCGCCGCGTCGGCGCGGTGGAACGCGCGGAAGCCGTGCGCGTGGGCCTCGACGTACTCCAGGTAGGCGTCGAGCCCGGCGGTGAGCTGCGCGCGCACCGG from Streptomyces sp. DH-12 carries:
- a CDS encoding TetR/AcrR family transcriptional regulator translates to MAVDQGGRARRRLSTEERREQLLAVGARLFSESPYDEVWIEQVAEIAGVSRGLLYHYFPAKRDFFAAVVERESERMLRMTAPVPGVPVRAQLTAGLDAYLEYVEAHAHGFRAFHRADAAGDRAVRRVYRRALAAQERQILAALAADPEFGPALGERPGTRLAVRGWLAFTTAVCLEWLRGAQVGRDQVRDLCARALLGVLTP